A genomic segment from Sphingopyxis sp. DBS4 encodes:
- a CDS encoding methylated-DNA--[protein]-cysteine S-methyltransferase — MISQGHYQLFGTATGVAAIGWKGAGIASFRLPAPTAPETERAILRHLPGARRAEPPAGIAAVINAAIRYFEGERVEFFEAPVELGEPPPFFARVYAHVRKLGWGQTTTYGAVARALDAGPEHARAVGQAMATNPVPLIIPCHRVMAAGGGIGGFSAPGGALSKARMLELEGVPVAPVQHGFDF, encoded by the coding sequence TTGATCAGCCAGGGCCATTATCAGCTCTTCGGAACGGCGACCGGGGTCGCGGCAATCGGCTGGAAGGGCGCCGGCATAGCGAGCTTTCGTCTGCCCGCGCCGACCGCGCCCGAGACCGAGCGCGCCATTTTGCGTCACCTTCCCGGCGCGAGGCGAGCGGAGCCGCCGGCCGGGATAGCGGCGGTCATCAACGCCGCGATCCGCTATTTCGAAGGCGAGCGGGTCGAGTTTTTCGAAGCGCCGGTCGAACTCGGCGAACCGCCGCCCTTCTTCGCGCGGGTCTATGCCCATGTACGCAAGCTCGGCTGGGGCCAGACGACGACGTATGGCGCGGTTGCCCGCGCACTCGATGCGGGCCCCGAACATGCCCGCGCGGTCGGGCAGGCGATGGCAACGAATCCCGTGCCGCTGATCATCCCCTGCCACCGGGTCATGGCTGCGGGCGGAGGGATCGGAGGGTTCTCCGCACCGGGCGGCGCTTTGTCCAAGGCGCGGATGCTCGAGCTAGAGGGCGTGCCGGTCGCGCCGGTGCAACACGGATTCGATTTCTAG
- a CDS encoding AraC family transcriptional regulator: MTVGETASGPAAGVRVTTRFFPVSEPLRPYCSIIYLTEVEASPGVRVEDYLHPEWANLRFIDGEPSLAAVGGDTPAPAPRFIVTGPTSQATYFAAGRMRAWGIGILPAGWAKFFALPAEDLADHFVDGAQHPAFAAHAPLADELRQANDAESAARLLDDHFAGLLAAAPPDDPAIFAAHAALIDDELTSVAELAEKLGLSERSVERLSRRAFGFPPKLLLRRQRFLRSLARFMLDPSMSWIETLDYHYYDQAQFTRDFQRFMGMSPRAYAARPKPILGAAALARAAAAGEAVQGLHKPGG; the protein is encoded by the coding sequence ATGACCGTGGGAGAAACTGCCAGCGGGCCGGCGGCCGGCGTGCGCGTCACGACGCGCTTCTTTCCCGTATCGGAGCCGCTTCGTCCCTATTGCAGCATCATCTACCTCACCGAGGTCGAGGCGTCCCCCGGAGTGCGCGTCGAGGATTATCTGCATCCCGAATGGGCAAATCTGCGCTTCATCGATGGTGAACCCTCGCTTGCCGCGGTCGGCGGCGACACGCCGGCCCCCGCGCCGCGCTTCATCGTCACCGGCCCAACGAGCCAGGCGACCTATTTCGCCGCGGGCCGGATGCGCGCTTGGGGCATTGGAATCCTGCCCGCGGGCTGGGCCAAATTCTTCGCGCTTCCCGCCGAGGATCTCGCGGACCATTTCGTCGATGGCGCGCAGCATCCTGCATTCGCCGCGCACGCCCCGCTCGCGGACGAGCTTCGGCAGGCAAATGATGCGGAGAGTGCGGCGCGCCTGCTCGACGACCATTTCGCCGGTCTGCTCGCCGCCGCGCCGCCCGACGATCCCGCCATCTTCGCCGCCCACGCCGCGCTCATCGACGACGAATTGACCAGCGTCGCCGAACTCGCCGAAAAGCTCGGCCTCTCCGAGCGGTCGGTCGAGCGATTGTCGCGGCGCGCCTTCGGTTTTCCGCCCAAGCTGCTGCTGCGCCGCCAGCGCTTCCTGCGCAGCCTCGCGCGCTTCATGCTCGACCCGTCGATGAGCTGGATCGAAACGCTCGACTATCATTATTATGATCAGGCGCAGTTCACGCGCGATTTCCAGCGCTTCATGGGAATGAGCCCGCGCGCCTATGCCGCGCGGCCGAAGCCGATCCTCGGCGCTGCCGCGCTGGCGCGCGCCGCGGCGGCCGGCGAAGCGGTGCAGGGACTCCACAAGCCCGGCGGATAG
- a CDS encoding alpha/beta hydrolase yields the protein MNTRHLVDPDIAPVLDIFPRIDLESVPIADIRARASETYAFLPPPVIAPEEVLIPSIHGGPDIPIFLYRPAETRPGSGAILHIHGGGMVMGSIRQMQAGPAALAAAAGVPVASVEYRLAPEHPFPAPQEDCHSALAWLAGQADALGYDTSRIVVAGESAGGGLAAALAIMARDLGGPGIAGQLLTYPMLDHRTGGDACPWRNPTTGEFIWTRASNRFGWRALRGDYRADDARRGWFSPSLADDLSNLPPAYIATGSLDLFFDENLDYARRLTAAGVPVELHSYAGAIHGFNAVPDAPLSQRFNAGLLAAAAAMTGA from the coding sequence ATGAATACCCGCCATCTCGTCGACCCGGATATCGCGCCGGTGCTCGACATCTTTCCGCGCATCGACCTGGAATCGGTGCCCATCGCCGATATTCGCGCCAGAGCGTCCGAAACTTATGCCTTCCTGCCACCGCCGGTCATCGCACCCGAAGAGGTGCTGATCCCGTCGATCCACGGCGGGCCCGATATTCCGATCTTCCTCTATCGTCCGGCGGAAACCCGGCCGGGCAGCGGCGCGATCCTGCATATTCATGGCGGCGGCATGGTGATGGGGTCGATCCGGCAGATGCAGGCGGGACCGGCGGCACTAGCCGCAGCCGCCGGCGTGCCGGTCGCCTCGGTCGAATATCGGCTTGCGCCCGAACATCCCTTTCCGGCGCCGCAGGAGGATTGCCATTCGGCGCTGGCGTGGCTTGCGGGGCAAGCCGATGCGCTCGGGTACGATACGAGCCGCATCGTCGTCGCGGGCGAAAGCGCGGGCGGCGGGCTGGCGGCGGCGCTGGCGATCATGGCACGCGACCTCGGCGGCCCGGGAATCGCAGGGCAGCTTCTCACTTATCCGATGCTCGACCATCGCACCGGCGGCGATGCCTGCCCCTGGCGTAATCCGACCACCGGCGAATTCATCTGGACGCGCGCGAGCAACCGCTTCGGCTGGCGCGCTCTGCGGGGCGATTACCGCGCCGACGACGCGCGGCGCGGCTGGTTCTCGCCGAGCCTCGCCGACGATCTGTCGAACCTGCCGCCTGCCTATATTGCGACCGGCAGCCTCGACCTCTTCTTCGACGAGAATCTCGACTATGCGCGGCGGCTGACCGCCGCCGGGGTGCCGGTCGAGCTCCACAGCTACGCCGGGGCGATCCACGGCTTCAACGCGGTTCCCGATGCGCCGCTGTCGCAGCGCTTCAACGCGGGGCTGCTCGCCGCCGCCGCCGCGATGACCGGCGCATGA
- a CDS encoding GFA family protein, translating to MSGAPIERLATCHCGRLQLRCIGEPAKVSLCHCLDCQRRTGSLFSVAVFYPRVAVSLAAGAAKTFRRTSASGFDVTFHFCPECGSSLWWEPDRLPDRIGVAVGAFADPDFPMPEQAVWAQDRHAWLTLPENIAAHERNPVKAGTS from the coding sequence ATGAGCGGCGCGCCGATCGAGCGGCTCGCAACCTGCCATTGCGGCCGGCTCCAGCTCCGCTGCATCGGCGAACCCGCGAAAGTCTCGCTCTGCCATTGTCTCGACTGCCAGCGGCGGACCGGGTCGCTGTTCAGCGTCGCGGTTTTCTATCCCCGCGTCGCCGTCTCGCTGGCCGCGGGGGCTGCGAAGACGTTTCGGCGGACATCGGCGAGCGGTTTCGACGTCACGTTCCATTTCTGCCCCGAATGCGGATCGTCGCTGTGGTGGGAACCCGACCGGCTTCCGGATCGCATCGGCGTCGCCGTCGGCGCCTTTGCCGATCCCGATTTTCCGATGCCCGAGCAGGCGGTCTGGGCGCAGGACCGGCACGCGTGGCTGACGCTGCCGGAGAATATCGCCGCGCATGAACGAAATCCGGTGAAGGCGGGCACAAGCTGA
- the rplT gene encoding 50S ribosomal protein L20, with the protein MSRIKRGTTTHAKHKRILDQAKGYYGRRKNTIRIAKQAVEKAGQYAYRDRKVKKRTFRALWIQRINAAVRAEGLTYSQFMHGVKLAGIELDRKVMADLAMNEGGVFTAIIAQAKAALPKAA; encoded by the coding sequence ATGTCACGCATCAAACGCGGCACGACCACGCACGCCAAGCACAAGCGGATCCTTGATCAGGCGAAGGGCTATTACGGCCGTCGCAAGAACACGATTCGCATCGCCAAGCAGGCGGTCGAAAAGGCCGGTCAATACGCCTATCGCGACCGCAAGGTGAAGAAGCGGACCTTCCGCGCCCTGTGGATCCAGCGCATCAACGCTGCGGTCCGCGCCGAAGGCCTGACCTATTCGCAGTTCATGCACGGCGTGAAGCTGGCCGGGATCGAGCTGGATCGGAAGGTCATGGCCGACTTGGCGATGAACGAAGGCGGCGTTTTCACCGCGATCATCGCACAGGCGAAGGCGGCGCTGCCCAAGGCAGCGTAA
- the pheS gene encoding phenylalanine--tRNA ligase subunit alpha, with protein MSETEALKAKLLGEIETASDLDALEALRVAALGKAGSVTGLLKTLGGMTPEERQTEGPKIHGLREAITAAIGARKAALEGAALDAKLAEETLDMTLPAAAAPKGSVHPVSQVMDELAEIFADMGFAVATGPEIEDDWRNFTALNIPETHPARAMHDTFYFPDTDAEGRAMLLRTHTSPVQIRTMMSEQPPIRIIAPGRVYRSDSDATHTPMFHQVEGLVIDRGIHMGHLKWTLETFLKAFFERDDIVLRLRPSYFPFTEPSAEVDVGYAQEKGRRIVGGNGDDEGHAWMELLGSGMVNRRVIANCGLDPDEWQGFAFGIGIDRLAMLKYGMDDLRAFFDGDLRWLAHYGFGALSVPTLSGGISA; from the coding sequence ATGAGCGAGACAGAAGCCTTGAAAGCGAAGCTGCTGGGCGAGATTGAAACCGCAAGCGATCTCGACGCGCTCGAGGCGCTGCGCGTCGCGGCGCTCGGCAAGGCGGGGAGCGTGACCGGGCTGCTCAAGACGCTCGGCGGCATGACCCCCGAAGAGCGCCAGACCGAAGGGCCGAAGATTCACGGCCTGCGCGAAGCCATCACCGCCGCGATCGGCGCACGCAAGGCCGCGCTTGAAGGCGCCGCGCTCGACGCGAAGCTTGCCGAAGAGACGCTCGACATGACGCTCCCCGCCGCCGCCGCACCCAAAGGCAGCGTCCACCCGGTGAGTCAGGTGATGGACGAGCTTGCCGAAATCTTCGCCGACATGGGCTTCGCGGTCGCGACCGGGCCCGAGATCGAGGACGACTGGCGCAATTTCACCGCGCTCAACATTCCCGAGACGCATCCCGCGCGCGCGATGCACGACACCTTCTATTTCCCCGACACCGATGCCGAGGGCCGCGCGATGCTGCTGCGCACCCACACATCGCCGGTGCAGATCCGCACGATGATGAGCGAGCAGCCGCCGATCCGGATCATCGCGCCGGGGCGCGTCTATCGCAGCGACAGCGACGCGACGCACACGCCGATGTTCCATCAGGTCGAAGGCCTCGTCATCGACCGCGGCATCCATATGGGGCATCTCAAATGGACGCTCGAAACCTTCCTCAAGGCCTTCTTCGAGCGCGACGACATCGTGCTCCGCCTGCGCCCCTCCTATTTCCCCTTCACCGAGCCTTCGGCGGAGGTCGATGTCGGCTATGCCCAGGAAAAGGGGCGGCGGATCGTCGGCGGCAACGGCGACGACGAGGGCCATGCGTGGATGGAGCTGCTGGGCAGCGGCATGGTCAACCGCCGCGTCATCGCGAACTGCGGGCTCGATCCAGACGAATGGCAGGGCTTTGCCTTCGGCATCGGCATCGACCGGCTGGCGATGCTCAAATATGGCATGGATGACCTGCGCGCCTTCTTCGACGGCGACCTGCGCTGGCTGGCGCATTACGGGTTCGGCGCACTGTCGGTGCCAACGCTGAGCGGGGGGATTTCGGCATGA
- a CDS encoding [protein-PII] uridylyltransferase produces the protein MSDLFDDLENRRAIIDRRALSDRLDTIAEETSDSGTRRRAMVALLKEALETGRAEIDRRLLDHPSSGRVAANATAFLIDQIVRLSHDFTVDRLYPASNRSAGERITLIAVGGYGRGEMAPFSDIDIGFVTPFKQTSWTEQVIEAQLYTLWDLGLKVGHSSRSIDEMIRAAKEDLTIRTALLEARFIWGDRDLYDQAAARFDAEVVAGNARAFVADKLAERDDRHKRMGDSRYVVEPNVKEGKGGLRDLHTLFWIGKFIHRVRTVPELVDAGLLTERELRQFERAENFLLAVRCHLHTLAGRAEDRLTFDFQREIAQRMHFAERPGKSAVERFMQLYFLHAKSVGDLTGTFLAHLDEQLAARGRRFLPTLRRRPGKLHGFVLDRGRLALPSDDFFAADPVRLIEIFALADKHGLEIHPQAMRQARHDAKLIETQGVRRQPRANELFLDVLTSPRDPETVLRWMNEAGVFGRFVPDFGRVVAQMQFDMYHHYTVDEHTIRAIGLLSDIEQDRLKEDHPLSTMIMHQLHSRRVIYVAVLLHDIAKGRGGDHSVLGAELALRVCPRLGLSEAETETVSWLVRHHLLMSATAFKRDLADFKTILDFAQIVQSPERLRLLLVLTVVDIRAVGPGVWNSWKRQLLSELFDSAEEVLRLGHKQRGREARIASKKEAVAELLGIGEKRFAALIKRLPESYWIAEPVEVIAANLRHIEAAGDAPLHIAAVPDEDRGATLVMVLAADHPGLFYRMAGGIHLAGGNIIDARIHTTRDGMALDNFLVQDPLGRPFAEAGQIDRLTRAIEDALANRQKLLPKLEARALPRTRAEAFRIAPNVFIDNKASNRFTVIEVNAQDRPALLNQLAYALFQSKVTVHSAHVATYGERAVDTFYVTDLIGDKIDAAARVKSLEKRLLEAAASRSEEAVAA, from the coding sequence ATGAGCGACCTGTTCGACGATCTCGAAAACCGCCGCGCGATTATCGATCGCCGCGCGCTGTCCGATCGGCTCGATACCATCGCCGAGGAGACGAGCGATTCGGGCACGCGCCGCCGTGCGATGGTCGCGCTGCTCAAGGAGGCGCTCGAAACCGGGCGTGCCGAGATCGACCGCCGGTTGCTCGACCATCCCTCGTCGGGGCGTGTCGCGGCGAACGCGACCGCTTTCCTGATCGACCAGATCGTCCGGCTGAGCCACGATTTCACGGTCGACCGCCTCTATCCCGCCAGCAACCGCTCGGCGGGCGAGCGGATCACGCTGATCGCGGTCGGCGGCTACGGCCGCGGCGAGATGGCGCCGTTCAGCGACATCGACATCGGCTTCGTCACGCCGTTCAAGCAGACGAGCTGGACCGAACAGGTGATCGAGGCGCAGCTCTATACGCTGTGGGATTTGGGGCTGAAGGTCGGGCACAGCTCGCGCTCGATCGACGAGATGATCCGCGCCGCGAAGGAGGATCTGACGATCCGCACCGCGCTGCTTGAGGCGCGCTTCATCTGGGGCGACCGCGACCTTTACGACCAGGCCGCGGCGCGCTTCGATGCCGAGGTTGTCGCGGGCAATGCGCGCGCCTTCGTCGCCGACAAGCTCGCCGAGCGCGACGATCGACACAAGCGCATGGGCGATTCGCGCTATGTCGTCGAACCCAATGTGAAGGAAGGGAAGGGGGGACTGCGCGACCTCCACACCCTGTTCTGGATCGGCAAGTTCATCCACCGCGTCCGCACCGTTCCCGAGCTCGTCGACGCCGGGCTGCTCACCGAACGCGAGCTCCGCCAGTTCGAGCGCGCCGAGAATTTCCTGCTAGCGGTGCGCTGCCACCTCCATACGCTCGCGGGGCGCGCCGAGGACCGGCTGACCTTCGATTTCCAGCGCGAGATCGCGCAGCGCATGCATTTCGCCGAGCGGCCGGGGAAAAGCGCGGTCGAGCGCTTCATGCAGCTCTATTTCCTTCATGCGAAAAGCGTCGGCGACCTGACCGGCACCTTCCTCGCGCATCTCGACGAGCAGCTCGCGGCGCGCGGGCGGCGCTTCCTGCCGACGCTGCGGCGGCGGCCGGGCAAGCTCCATGGTTTCGTCCTCGACCGTGGTCGGCTCGCGTTGCCGTCGGACGATTTTTTCGCGGCCGACCCGGTGCGGCTGATCGAGATTTTCGCGCTCGCCGACAAGCATGGGCTGGAGATCCATCCGCAGGCGATGCGCCAGGCGCGCCACGACGCCAAGCTGATCGAGACGCAGGGCGTGCGCCGCCAACCCCGCGCGAACGAATTGTTCCTCGACGTGCTGACCAGCCCGCGCGACCCCGAAACGGTGCTGCGCTGGATGAACGAAGCGGGGGTGTTCGGCCGCTTCGTTCCCGACTTCGGCCGCGTCGTCGCGCAGATGCAGTTCGACATGTATCATCATTATACCGTCGACGAGCATACGATCCGTGCGATCGGCCTGTTGTCCGATATCGAGCAGGACCGGCTGAAGGAGGATCACCCGCTGTCGACGATGATTATGCACCAGCTTCATTCGCGGCGGGTGATCTATGTCGCGGTGCTGCTGCACGACATCGCCAAGGGGCGCGGCGGCGACCATAGTGTGCTCGGTGCCGAACTCGCGCTGCGCGTCTGCCCGCGACTGGGGCTCAGCGAAGCCGAGACCGAGACGGTGTCGTGGCTCGTCCGCCACCATCTGCTGATGTCGGCGACCGCCTTCAAGCGCGACCTTGCCGATTTCAAGACGATCCTCGACTTCGCGCAGATCGTCCAGAGCCCCGAGCGGCTGCGCCTGCTCCTCGTTCTCACCGTCGTCGACATCCGCGCGGTCGGGCCGGGGGTGTGGAACAGCTGGAAGCGCCAATTGCTCAGCGAATTGTTCGACTCGGCCGAGGAGGTGCTGCGCCTCGGCCACAAGCAGCGCGGGCGCGAGGCGCGGATCGCGAGCAAGAAGGAAGCGGTGGCGGAGCTGCTCGGTATCGGGGAAAAGCGCTTCGCAGCGCTGATCAAGCGGCTTCCCGAAAGCTATTGGATTGCTGAGCCGGTCGAGGTGATCGCCGCCAACCTTCGCCATATCGAGGCCGCGGGCGACGCCCCGCTCCACATCGCCGCGGTGCCCGACGAGGATCGCGGCGCGACATTGGTGATGGTGCTCGCCGCCGACCATCCGGGGCTTTTCTACCGCATGGCGGGAGGCATCCATCTTGCGGGCGGCAACATCATCGACGCGCGCATCCACACGACGCGCGACGGCATGGCGCTCGACAATTTCCTCGTCCAGGACCCGCTCGGCCGGCCGTTCGCCGAGGCGGGGCAGATCGACCGCCTGACCCGCGCGATCGAGGACGCACTCGCCAATCGCCAGAAGCTGCTGCCGAAACTCGAAGCGCGCGCACTGCCGCGCACCCGCGCCGAGGCGTTCCGCATCGCGCCGAACGTGTTCATCGACAATAAGGCGTCGAATCGGTTCACGGTGATCGAGGTCAATGCGCAGGACCGCCCGGCGCTGCTCAACCAGCTCGCCTATGCGCTGTTCCAGTCGAAGGTGACGGTGCACAGCGCGCATGTCGCCACCTATGGCGAGCGCGCGGTCGACACTTTCTATGTCACCGACCTGATCGGCGACAAGATCGACGCTGCGGCGCGGGTCAAGAGCCTCGAAAAGCGGCTGCTGGAGGCGGCGGCAAGCCGCAGCGAAGAGGCGGTGGCGGCTTAG
- a CDS encoding GFA family protein: protein MAFDGSCHCGAVTYTVEGDIPTTAMSCNCSHCRRKGFLLSFVPIDQFQLTGGSDKLASYTFNKHNIDHQFCTDCGCQGFSVGTGPDGKKMAAVNLRCVPEADLDSLTIQKVDGASF from the coding sequence ATGGCGTTCGACGGAAGCTGCCATTGCGGCGCGGTGACCTATACGGTCGAGGGAGACATTCCCACGACGGCGATGAGCTGCAACTGCTCGCACTGCCGGCGCAAGGGCTTCCTGCTTTCCTTCGTGCCGATCGACCAGTTCCAGTTGACGGGCGGCAGCGACAAGCTCGCTTCCTACACGTTCAACAAGCATAATATCGACCATCAATTCTGCACCGACTGCGGTTGTCAGGGCTTTTCGGTCGGCACCGGCCCCGACGGCAAGAAGATGGCGGCGGTCAACCTGCGCTGCGTGCCCGAGGCCGACCTCGATTCGCTGACAATCCAGAAGGTCGACGGCGCAAGCTTCTAG
- the rpmI gene encoding 50S ribosomal protein L35 produces the protein MPKLKTKSGVKKRFKFTASGKVKHGVAGKRHRLISHNSKYIRTNRGTSVLSDSDTAHVRLWAPYGLK, from the coding sequence ATGCCCAAGCTGAAGACCAAGAGCGGTGTGAAGAAGCGCTTCAAATTCACCGCCTCGGGCAAGGTGAAGCACGGCGTTGCCGGCAAGCGTCACCGCCTGATTTCGCACAATTCGAAATATATCCGCACCAACCGCGGCACCAGCGTGCTCAGCGATTCGGACACGGCCCATGTACGCCTCTGGGCGCCGTACGGCCTGAAGTAA
- the pheT gene encoding phenylalanine--tRNA ligase subunit beta → MKITLDWLREHLDGDYSVADVVGALNRIGHEVEGVENPAEKLAGFRVAKVLTASKHPQADKLQVLTVDTGDGGDPLTVVCGAPNARAGLVGVLGLPGAVVPANGMELKVAAVRGIESNGMMCSTRELELGDDHDGIIELPADAPIGTPFADYAGAGDPVIDISITPNRQDCMGVRGIARDLAAAGLGTLKPLDVPTIPGEGAPATEIRTDDPDACPAFFGRTIAGVTNGTAPDWMRRRLEAVGQRSISALVDISNYVMFDLGRPSHIYDRATLTGALVARRAEAGETVTALNGKDYTLIDTMTVIADEREVHDIAGIMGGEHSGCSEATTDVLIEIAYFTPERIALTGQALGLTSDARSRFERGVDPAFLDDATAIVTGHILAICGGTPSAVTRAGTPPAEVKTVDYDPALSATLGGIAIPASRQNEILEALGFSIIEQAGHWQVAVPSWRRDVDGAPDLVEEVTRITGFDAIESVPLPRADGVARPTATAEQMLERRVRRAAAAAGFHEAVTWSFISEREAAPFGGGIWSLANPISEDLKVMRPSLLPGLLAAAQRNQDRGAGSIRLFEIGRRYRDDCEHPTLGLVMAGDKTQRGWQTGKAAPFDAFDAKAAALALLDAAGAPAERLQVMEAVAGPGIWHPGQSATLRLGPKAVLAEYGALHPALTKHFDVDGPVMAVQIFLDAIPTKRASGPARVAYAPPALQSVRRDFAFLAPEGLAAADLVRAIRGADKAAIVDARLFDRFAGQGVPEGQVSLAVEVELQPQEKSFTDADLKAIADKVVVAAAKLGAVLRG, encoded by the coding sequence ATGAAGATCACCCTCGACTGGCTCCGCGAGCATCTCGATGGCGACTATTCGGTCGCCGATGTCGTCGGCGCCCTCAACCGCATCGGCCACGAAGTCGAAGGCGTCGAGAATCCGGCCGAGAAGCTCGCGGGCTTCCGCGTCGCCAAGGTGCTGACCGCCTCGAAGCACCCCCAGGCCGACAAGCTGCAGGTGCTGACCGTCGACACCGGCGACGGCGGCGATCCGCTCACCGTGGTCTGCGGCGCGCCGAACGCGCGCGCGGGGCTCGTCGGCGTACTCGGGCTGCCCGGCGCGGTGGTGCCCGCGAACGGCATGGAGCTGAAGGTCGCCGCGGTGCGCGGCATCGAATCGAACGGCATGATGTGCTCGACGCGCGAGCTGGAGCTTGGCGACGATCATGACGGCATCATCGAGCTGCCCGCCGACGCCCCGATCGGCACGCCCTTCGCCGATTATGCGGGCGCGGGCGATCCGGTGATCGACATTTCGATCACCCCGAACCGGCAGGACTGCATGGGGGTGCGCGGGATCGCGCGCGACCTCGCCGCTGCCGGGCTCGGTACGCTGAAGCCGCTCGACGTCCCGACGATCCCGGGCGAAGGCGCGCCCGCGACCGAAATCCGCACCGACGATCCCGACGCCTGTCCCGCCTTCTTCGGCCGCACGATCGCCGGCGTGACCAACGGCACGGCGCCCGACTGGATGCGCCGCCGCCTCGAAGCGGTCGGGCAACGCTCGATCTCCGCCCTCGTCGACATCAGCAATTATGTGATGTTCGACCTCGGCCGCCCCAGCCACATCTATGACCGCGCCACGCTGACCGGCGCACTCGTCGCGCGGCGCGCAGAGGCGGGCGAGACGGTGACCGCGCTCAACGGCAAGGATTATACGCTCATCGACACGATGACCGTGATCGCCGACGAGCGCGAGGTCCACGACATCGCGGGCATCATGGGCGGCGAGCATAGCGGGTGCAGCGAAGCGACGACCGACGTGCTGATCGAAATCGCTTACTTCACCCCCGAACGCATCGCGCTGACCGGGCAGGCGCTCGGCCTGACCAGCGACGCGCGCAGCCGCTTCGAGCGGGGGGTCGATCCGGCCTTCCTCGACGACGCGACGGCAATCGTGACGGGTCATATCCTCGCCATCTGCGGCGGCACGCCGTCGGCGGTGACGCGCGCGGGCACCCCGCCCGCCGAGGTGAAGACGGTCGATTACGACCCGGCGCTGTCGGCGACGCTCGGCGGCATCGCGATTCCGGCATCGCGCCAGAATGAGATACTCGAAGCGCTCGGTTTCTCGATTATCGAGCAGGCCGGGCACTGGCAGGTCGCGGTGCCGAGCTGGCGCCGCGACGTCGACGGCGCGCCCGATCTGGTCGAGGAAGTCACGCGGATCACCGGATTCGACGCGATCGAATCGGTGCCGCTGCCGCGCGCCGATGGCGTCGCCCGGCCGACCGCGACCGCCGAACAGATGCTCGAACGCCGGGTGCGCCGCGCCGCGGCGGCCGCGGGCTTCCACGAAGCGGTGACGTGGAGCTTCATTTCCGAACGCGAGGCCGCACCCTTCGGCGGCGGCATCTGGAGCCTCGCCAACCCGATCAGCGAAGACCTCAAGGTGATGCGTCCGTCGCTGCTCCCCGGCCTGCTCGCCGCCGCGCAGCGCAATCAGGATCGCGGCGCCGGAAGCATCCGCCTGTTCGAGATCGGCCGCCGTTATCGGGACGATTGCGAACATCCGACGCTTGGGCTGGTAATGGCGGGCGACAAGACCCAGCGCGGTTGGCAGACCGGCAAGGCCGCGCCCTTCGACGCCTTCGACGCGAAGGCGGCGGCGCTGGCGCTGCTCGACGCCGCAGGCGCGCCCGCCGAGCGGCTGCAGGTGATGGAAGCCGTTGCCGGACCCGGCATCTGGCATCCCGGCCAGTCGGCGACGTTGCGGCTCGGCCCCAAGGCGGTGCTCGCCGAATATGGCGCGCTGCACCCGGCACTGACGAAACATTTCGACGTCGATGGCCCGGTGATGGCGGTGCAGATCTTCCTCGATGCGATTCCGACGAAACGCGCGAGCGGCCCGGCGCGTGTGGCCTATGCGCCGCCCGCGCTGCAATCGGTGCGCCGCGACTTTGCTTTCCTCGCGCCCGAGGGGCTGGCGGCCGCCGATCTGGTCCGCGCGATCCGCGGCGCCGACAAGGCGGCGATCGTCGACGCCCGGCTGTTCGATCGCTTTGCCGGCCAAGGGGTGCCCGAGGGGCAGGTTAGCCTCGCGGTCGAGGTTGAACTGCAACCGCAGGAAAAGAGCTTCACCGACGCCGATCTGAAGGCGATTGCCGACAAGGTGGTTGTCGCGGCGGCGAAGCTGGGGGCGGTGCTGCGCGGGTAG